In Malus sylvestris chromosome 15, drMalSylv7.2, whole genome shotgun sequence, a single genomic region encodes these proteins:
- the LOC126602119 gene encoding leucine--tRNA ligase, cytoplasmic-like — protein MAAEGGGRSFARRDHLLEIETKVRSWWEEKDVFRAESCEKPPEPGEKFFGNFPFPYMNGFLHLGHAFSLSKLEFAAAYHRLRGANVLLPFAFHCTGMPIKASADKLAREIQLFGDPPVFPKEVEQGSQEVEAETEGANSGAPPDKFKGKKSKAASKSGGQAYQWEIMRSFGLSDSEISKFQNPYNWLTFFPPLAVEDLKAFGLGCDWRRSFITTDMNPVFDAFVRWQVRKLKSMGKIVKDVRYAIYSPLDGQPCADHDRASGEGVQPQEYTLIKMEVVAPFPSKLKVLDGRKVFLAAATLRPETMYGQTNAWVLPDGKYGAFEINETEVLILTQRAALNLAYQKYSRVPEKPTCLVELTGRDLIGLPLKSPRAINQIIYTLPMLTVLTDKGTGIVTSVPADSPDDYMALHDLKAKPALRAKYGVKDEWVMPFEIIPIINIPEFGNKAAEKVCADLKIKSQNEKEKLAEAKRLTYLKGFTEGTLIVGEFEGWKVQEAKPLIRSKLIEANEAIVYSEPEKRVVSRSGDECVVALTDQWYITYGEPEWKKLAEECLSSMNLYHDETRHGFEHTLGWLNQWACSRSFGLGTRIPWDEEFLVESLSDSTIYMAYYTIAHFLHNGDMYGSSKSAIKPEQMTDEVWEYIFCDGPYPESSDISSSILNKMKQEFEYWYPFDLRVSGKDLIQNHLTFCIYNHTAIMAKKHWPCGFRCNGHIMLNAEKMSKSTGNFRTIRQAIEEFSADATRFSLADAGDGVDDANFVFETANAAILKLTKEIAWMEEVLAAESSLRIGPPSTYADRVFLNEINIAVNRTEQNYRDYMFRDALKTGFYDLQASRDEYRLSCGSGGMNRELLWRFMDVQTRLITPICPHYAEYVWRELLKKEGFVVNAGWPVADSPDLILQSANKYLQHSIVVMRKLLEKQTSGSTKGNKKGPPAKTSTETKRLIGLIYVNEQFDGWKAECLRILQSNFDQDTRTFASDKVILEALQRSSIGQSKDFRQTQKLCMPFLRFKKDEAVTLGAHALDLKLPFGEIEVLQENLDLIKRQVKVDTKGQVELEEVEVLSGTDPDALAKAGSLVKLIEQNPPSPGSPTAIFLTR, from the exons ATGGCGGCTGAAGGTGGTGGGAGGAGCTTCGCCAGGAGAGACCACCTCCTCGAGATTGAGACAAAGGTTCGAAGCTGGTGGGAAGAGAAGGATGTTTTCAGAGCTGAATCTTGTGAAAAGCCTCCCGAACCTGGGGAGAAGTTCTTTGGAAACTTTCCATTTCCGTACATGAATGGTTTTTTGCATCTTGGACATGCATTCTCACTCTCCAAGCTAGAGTTTGCTGCAGCTTACCATAGGTTAAGAGGTGCCAATGTGCTTTTGCCTTTCGCTTTTCACTGCACTGGCATGCCTATCAAAGCGTCGGCTGATAAACTTGCGAGAGAGATTCAACTGTTTGGCGACCCTCCAGTTTTTCCAAAAGAAGTGGAACAGGGGAGTCAGGAAGTTGAAGCAGAAACAGAAGGTGCAAATAGTGGAGCACCTCCAGATAAGTTCAAGGGAAAGAAGTCGAAGGCTGCATCAAAATCAGGTGGACAAGCATACCAATGGGAAATCATGCGTAGTTTTGGCCTCTCTGATAGCGAgatatccaaattccaaaatcCATACAACTGGTTGACATTCTTTCCTCCATTGGCAGTGGAAGACCTCAAGGCTTTTGGATTGGGATGTGATTGGAGGCGGTCATTTATTACTACAGACATGAACCCAGTTTTTGATGCCTTTGTGAGGTGGCAGGTGAGGAAATTAAAATCCATGGGCAAGATTGTGAAAGATGTCCGTTACGCAATTTACTCTCCATTGGATGGGCAGCCATGTGCAGATCATGACAGGGCAAGTGGCGAAGGTGTTCAGCCCCAGGAATACACCCTTATCAAAATGGAGGTGGTCGCACCTTTCCCGTCTAAACTGAAAGTGTTGGATGGAAGGAAAGTGTTCCTTGCTGCAGCAACACTGAGACCTGAGACCATGTATGGACAAACAAATGCATGGGTATTGCCTGATGGGAAATATGGAGCCTTTGAAATCAATGAAACAGAGGTACTTATTCTAACGCAGAGAGCAGCACTTAATCTTGCCTATCAGAAGTATTCTAGGGTCCCAGAGAAACCTACTTGTTTGGTGGAGCTCACAGGTCGTGATTTGATTGGCCTTCCATTGAAGTCACCACGCGCAATCAATCAGATTATTTACACTCTTCCTATGTTGACTGTCCTGACAGACAAAGGTACTGGGATTGTGACCAGCGTGCCTGCTGATTCTCCTGATGATTATATGGCCTTACATGATTTAAAAGCAAAACCCGCTCTTAGAGCAAAATATGGCGTGAAGGATGAGTGGGTCATGCCCTTTGAGATTATTCCAATTATCAATATTCCTGAATTCGGAAATAAGGCTGCGGAAAAGGTCTGTGCAGATCTAAAAATCAAGAGCCAGAATGAAAAAGAGAAGCTAGCAGAAGCCAAGAGACTGACATACCTGAAAGGATTCACTGAGGGAACACTTATTGTGGGTGAATTCGAAGGATGGAAAGTCCAGGAGGCGAAACCGTTGATAAGGAGCAAGCTCATAGAGGCAAATGAAGCAATTGTGTATAGTGAACCTGAGAAGCGGGTGGTGTCACGATCAGGTGATGAATGTGTTGTGGCTCTCACAGATCAATGGTACATCACATATGGGGAACCTGAATGGAAAAAACTGGCTGAGGAGTGCTTGTCCAGCATGAATTTGTATCATGACGAGACAAGACATGGCTTTGAACACACATTGGGTTGGTTGAATCAATGGGCTTGTTCACGATCTTTTGGGCTTGGGACTCGTATTCCCTGGGATGAAGAGTTCTTAGTTGAGTCGTTGTCTGATTCAACTATTTACATGGCTTATTACACTATTGCTCACTTTTTACACAATGGAGACATGTATGGTTCCAGCAAATCTGCAATTAAACCTGAACAAATGACTGATGAGGTCTGGGAGTATATTTTCTGTGATGGCCCTTATCCTGAATCATCTGACATCTCGTCATCCATTCTTAATAAGATGAAGCAGGAGTTTGAGTATTGGTATCCTTTTGATCTTCGAGTGTCTGGCAAGGATCTAATCCAAAATCATTTAACCTTCTGCATTTACAACCACACGGCAATTATGGCCAAGAAGCACTGGCCTTGTGGGTTTAGATGCAATGGGCACATCATGTTAAATGCTGAGAAAATGTCCAAGTCTACAGGGAACTTTAGGACCATTCGCCAGGCAATTGAGGAATTTTCTGCTGATGCCACGCGATTCTCATTGGCTGATGCTGGAGATGGTGTTGATGATGCAAATTTCGTATTTGAGACTGCAAATGCTGCTATTCTAAAGCTAACTAAAGAGATCGCATGGATGGAAGAAGTTTTAGCTGCAGAATCCTCTTTGAGAATAGGTCCTCCTTCTACTTATGCTGACAGGGTCTTTTTGAACGAGATAAATATTGCTGTGAACAGGACTGAGCAGAATTACCGGGATTACATGTTCCGAGATGCGCTCAAGACTGGGTTTTACGATCTTCAGGCTTCTAGGGATGAGTACAGGCTTTCATGTGGTTCTGGGGGTATGAACCGTGAATTGCTGTGGCGTTTTATGGATGTGCAGACACGTCTCATTACCCCAATCTGTCCACACTATGCCGAATATGTCTggagggaacttttgaagaaggAAGGGTTTGTGGTTAATGCAGGATGGCCTGTGGCTGATTCTCCAGATCTGATCCTCCAGAGTGCCAACAAGTATTTGCAACATTCCATTGTTGTTATGAGGAAGCTTCTTGAAAAGCAAACTTCAGGCTCAACAAAAGGCAATAAGAAGGGTCCTCCAGCTAAAACCTCGACGGAAACCAAAAGGTTGATTGGTTTGATATATGTAAATGAGCAATTCGATGGATGGAAGGCTGAGTGTTTGAGGATACTACAAAGTAACTTTGACCAAGATACTCGCACTTTTGCTTCAGACAAGGTAATTCTGGAGGCTTTGCAAAGAAGTTCAATTGGTCAGAGTAAAGATTTTAGACAAACACAAAAGCTTTGTATGCCTTTTTTGAGGTTCAAGAAGGATGAGGCGGTTACTCTTGGGGCCCATGCCTTAGACTTGAAGCTACCATTTGGAGAGATTGAGGTCCTTCAAGAGAACTTGGACTTAATTAAGAGACAAGTGAAGGTGGACACTAAGGGACAAGTCGAGCTTGAAGAAGTAGAAGTTCTGTCTGGTACTGACCCTGATGCTCTTGCTAAAGCTGGTTCACTTGTTAAATTAATAGAGCAGAATCCGCCGTCCCCTGGAAGCCCAACTGCCATCTTCTTGACCCG GTAA
- the LOC126603104 gene encoding uncharacterized protein LOC126603104, whose translation MIHRLETNSLRNVAKFFAHLLSSDAHPCMYVRLTEEDTTSSSRIFLKFLFQELSQQQLNDPAMEMQGCYDSIFPKDNPKNTRFAINFFASIGLSDEDEHESASSESDESESDRNKRHNKHKRMLQSERRERHEQHKRSSGSERHKKHKRRKTQAAQA comes from the coding sequence ATGATCCACCGTCTTGAAACAAATAGTCTACGCAACGTTGCGAAGTTTTTTGCGCATTTACTCAGCTCGGACGCCCATCCCTGCATGTATGTACGCCTGACGGAAGAGGACACCACTTCGTCTTCTCGGATTTTCCTCAAGTTCCTTTTCCAGGAATTGTCACAGCAGCAACTCAATGATCCTGCAATGGAGATGCAGGGCTGTTATGATTCTATTTTTCCAAAGGATAATCCCAAGAACACCCGCTTTGCCATTAACTTTTTCGCATCCATTGGGCTGTCGGATGAAGATGAACATGAGAGTGCTAGTTCTGAGTCTGATGAAAGTGAAAGTGATAGGAACAAACGACACAACAAGCACAAGCGTATGCTACAGAGTGAAAGGCGCGAAAGACACGAGCAGCACAAGCGTAGCAGTGGAAGTGAAAGGCACAAAAAACATAAACGGCGAAAGACACAGGCAGCACAAGCGTAG
- the LOC126602120 gene encoding receptor-like protein EIX1: protein MDNPMRVVSLLRFLSIVITISICPCNGNLISVPCKEYERQALLMLKQDLKDPSNRLSSWVGGEGDCCNWTGVICDKKTGHVRELHLGNYYADEEFSSESSSLGGKLNPSLLNLKHLSYLDLYRNDFEGKQIPSFLGSLKSLRYLNLSEARFGGTIPPQLGNLSSLRTLDLFDNLLVVENLQWISGLSLLQHLNIAGIDLSKVSHWLQGTNTLPSQLVELHMSECDLGVLPGGISNMTSLRVLNLDYNSISSIIPIWLYTFSNLETLVLSENNFHGEISSSIGNLTALVNLDTSDNQLDGKIPNSLGNLCKLMVLEFSRNNFSGSISEIFESLSTCSSGRIELLGLSDNNLSGYLSQLGNFKNLGSLDFSSNSISGPIPVSLGNLSCLESLDIGNNQLEGVVSEVHFTNLTKLKYFYASENSLTLKTSLDWLPPFQLNTLFLNSWHLEPSELPAWLQTQTKLYALNLSNTAISGIIPTWFWNFSSLGLGLLDLSYNQLYGKVPNIDSMSSEVINLGSNQFHGSLPLFSSHITTLDLSNSSFSGTLFHFFCDKTDGPKQLEILQLQDNFLNGEIPDCLDNLQNLTLLNLENNNLGGNIPASVGHLGLLRSLHLRNNHLSGEVPTSLQKCESLFLLDLHKNEFVGTIPTWIGKSLSHLGILSLRSNMLHDNIPHELCSLRNLQILDVADNHLSGAIPTCFKNFTAMANFSNSRDPILFSTISFGDGEASFEDNYIENAILVRKGREMEYNKILTLVTSLDLSDNFISGEIPEELTSLIYLQSFNLSGNLLVGKIPSKIGDMRWLESLDLSRNKLTGQISPSMSKLTFLSNLNLSYNYLTGQIPESTQLQSLDRSSFFGNKLCGPPLEKCSTTHGGSSISSGDQKKGGIGRLLEDGWLDLSLGLGFAFGFWSVLGSLLLNMPWSTGFSRFQNNIVSKLYAIIQEKL, encoded by the coding sequence atggATAATCCCATGAGAGTTGTTTCACTTCTCAGATTTCTAAGCATTGTAATAACCATTAGCATTTGCCCATGCAATGGCAATCTGATCAGTGTGCCTTGCAAGGAATATGAGAGACAAGCACTTTTGATGTTGAAGCAAGACCTCAAGGATCCTTCAAACCGGCTTTCATCTTGGGTTGGCGGCGAAGGAGACTGCTGCAACTGGACTGGAGTTATATGCGATAAAAAAACTGGTCATGTCCGCGAGCTCCACCTTGGGAATTATTATGCAGATGAGGAATTTTCAAGTGAGAGTTCGTCCTTGGGTGGTAAGTTAAATCCTTCTCTGCTCAACTTAAAGCATCTTAGCTACCTAGACCTATACAGAAATGATTTTGAAGGAAAACAGATTCCTAGCTTCTTAGGTTCTTTGAAAAGTTTAAGATATCTCAACCTTTCAGAAGCAAGGTTTGGAGGAACAATTCCTCCTCAACTAGGAAACCTCTCGAGTCTTCGCACTCTTGATCTGTTTGATAACCTTTTGGTAGTTGAGAACCTTCAATGGATTTCTGGCCTTTCTCTTTTGCAACACCTGAATATTGCTGGTATAGATCTTAGCAAAGTATCACATTGGTTGCAGGGGACAAACACACTTCCCTCTCAGCTGGTAGAACTACATATGTCTGAATGTGATCTAGGTGTCCTACCAGGCGGAATTTCGAACATGACTAGTCTTCGAGTTCTTAATCTCGATTACAACTCTATCAGTTCTATAATTCCCATATGGTTGTATACTTTTAGCAATCTTGAAACACTAGTTCTTTCAGAAAATAACTTTCATGGTGAAATTTCAAGTTCCATTGGAAACTTAACAGCCCTTGTCAATCTTGACACATCGGACAACCAACTTGATGGGAAAATCCCAAACTCATTGGGAAACCTTTGTAAGCTGATGGTTCTCGAATTTTCGAGGAACAATTTTAGCGGAAGCATTTCAGAAATATTTGAAAGCTTGTCTACGTGCAGTTCAGGGCGCATTGAGTTATTGGGTCTATCAGATAATAATCTTTCAGGTTATCTGTCTCAGCTTGGTAACTTCAAAAATTTAGGCTCGCTTGACTTTTCAAGTAATTCAATATCAGGTCCGATTCCAGTATCTTTGGGAAATCTGTCATGCTTAGAAAGTTTGGACATTGGTAACAATCAATTAGAGGGTGTTGTCTCCGAAGTTCATTTCACCAATCTTACAAAACTGAAATACTTTTATGCAAGCGAAAATTCGCTGACTCTGAAAACTAGTCTAGATTGGCTTCCTCCCTTCCAACTAAACACCTTGTTTCTAAATTCTTGGCATCTAGAGCCATCAGAGTTGCCTGCATGGCTTCAAACTCAAACAAAACTGTATGCTCTTAACCTGTCAAATACAGCTATTTCAGGTATCATTCCTACTTGGTTTTGGAACTTTTCCTCCCTTGGATTAGGCCTTTTGGATCTCTCTTACAATCAATTGTACGGAAAGGTTCCGAATATAGATTCTATGTCTTCAGAAGTAATTAACCTAGGTTCTAACCAGTTCCACGGTTCATTACCTTTGTTTTCTTCCCACATAACTACACTAGATCTTTCCAACTCATCATTTTCCGGAACTCTGTTTCATTTCTTTTGTGACAAGACTGATGGGCCAAAACAACTtgaaattcttcaacttcaagaCAATTTTCTCAACGGAGAAATTCCTGACTGTTTGGACAATCTACAAAACTTGACACTTCTCAACttagaaaacaacaatttgGGTGGGAACATTCCAGCCTCCGTTGGACACTTAGGACTCCTCCGATCATTGCACTTGCGCAATAATCACTTATCTGGAGAAGTACCTACTTCCCTACAAAAATGTGAGTCCTTGTTCCTTCTTGATCTTCACAAAAATGAATTTGTTGGAACCATACCAACATGGATTGGTAAAAGTCTTTCACATTTGGGAATTCTCAGCCTCCGTTCGAACATGCTTCACGACAACATTCCTCATGAACTATGCAGTCTCCGAAATCTCCAGATCCTAGACGTCGCGGACAACCACCTTTCCGGAGCAATACCAACATGTTTCAAGAATTTCACAGCCATGGCAAATTTTTCAAACTCGAGAGACCCCATTTTGTTCTCCACTATATCATTTGGTGATGGTGAAGCCTCCTTCGAGGACAACTACATAGAGAATGCAATCTTGGTGAGAAAAGGTAGAGAGATGGAGTATAACAAAATACTTACTTTGGTGACAAGCTTGGACCTTTCAGACAACTTTATATCCGGAGAGATCCCTGAAGAGCTGACCAGCCTCATCTACTTGCAATCATTCAACTTATCAGGAAATCTTTTGGTTGGAAAAATCCCTTCAAAGATTGGTGATATGAGATGGTTGGAATCTCTCGATCTCTCGAGGAACAAACTTACTGGTCAGATTTCTCCAAGCATGTCAAAGTTAACATTTCTAAGCAACTTGAACTTGTCCTACAACTATCTGACAGGACAGATTCCAGAAAGCACACAGCTTCAGAGCCTTGATAGGTCGAGTTTCTTTGGCAATAAACTTTGTGGACCTCCACTGGAAAAGTGCAGCACAACCCATGGTGGGAGTTCAATTTCATCGGGTGATCAAAAAAAGGGAGGAATTGGTCGTTTACTTGAAGACGGTTGGTTGGATCTGAGCTTGGGACTAGGGTTTGCATTTGGATTTTGGAGTGTTCTTGGCTCGTTGTTGTTGAACATGCCATGGAGTACTGGGTTTTCGCGGTTCCAAAATAATATTGTGAGCAAGCTCTATGCCATAATTCAAGAGAAACTATGA